GTCGTTGACTATGATGAATATTCGCACAAGGCTAGTCTATCTATGCGGACCTTGGAAGAAGAACGCCAAAAAATCCCAAGACACCACCGCTTTACCAACGACCGCTATAAGATTGGCTTTGAGCCTCTGGCCAAGGCCCTCCCAACCTGGATTGCCGAATCCAAGGAGTATTTGAAGGAAATGAAAGAAGGAAAGGTCTAGACTAGTTGCTAGTCTAGCTTTCCAATAGTAAAAAGAGCTTGGAAATGAACTGCACCCCAAAAGTTAGACACAAAATCTAACGATTGGGGTGTTTTTCTTATGAAATTAAGTTATGAAGATAAACTAGAAATATATGAGCTGAGAAAGAGTGGCGTGTCGTGGGTCAACCTTAGCCAGATATACAAGGTCACTATTGCCAATCTCACCTACATGATAAAACTCATGGATCG
The sequence above is a segment of the Streptococcus suis genome. Coding sequences within it:
- a CDS encoding S1 RNA-binding domain-containing protein, coding for MNIGDKVKGKVTGIQPYGAFVELENGQIGLIHISEIKTGFVDNIHHFIKMGQEVLVQVVDYDEYSHKASLSMRTLEEERQKIPRHHRFTNDRYKIGFEPLAKALPTWIAESKEYLKEMKEGKV